In Archocentrus centrarchus isolate MPI-CPG fArcCen1 chromosome 24, fArcCen1, whole genome shotgun sequence, one DNA window encodes the following:
- the grem1a gene encoding gremlin-1a has translation MMQTHSAQSFAVVLALLLTPLKSTNAETFQSAFPQPNKQSPNESATCIQPPIIGLISRGTGPVTSTYEVPESSQEALHVTERRYLRLDWCKTQPLKQTIQEEGCLRRSIINRFCYGQCNSFYIPRNKYEDGNAFRSCSACKPKTFSTVTYTLLCPGQTPSTRRKRIQRVKLCRCTTIDMD, from the coding sequence ATGATGCAGACGCATTCAGCGCAGAGCTTTGCAGTAGTTTTGGCACTGCTGCTCACCCCGCTGAAGAGTACGAACGCTGAGACCTTTCAAAGCGCTTTTCCTCAGCCAAACAAACAGAGCCCGAATGAATCGGCGACATGCATACAGCCCCCCATTATTGGATTAATTTCTCGCGGTACGGGACCCGTAACCTCAACATACGAAGTGCCGGAGTCCAGCCAGGAAGCGCTGCACGTCACGGAGCGTCGGTACTTGCGGCTGGACTGGTGTAAGACGCAGCCGCTCAAGCAGACCATACAGGAGGAGGGCTGCTTGCGCCGCAGCATCATCAACAGGTTTTGCTACGgacagtgcaactccttctaCATCCCGAGGAACAAGTACGAGGACGGGAACGCCTTTCGCTCCTGCTCGGCCTGCAAACCCAAAACCTTCAGCACTGTCACATACACCCTCTTGTGTCCGGGACAGACGCCCAGCACGAGGAGGAAACGAATCCAGCGCGTAAAGCTGTGCCGCTGTACTACTATTGATATGGATTAG